Proteins encoded together in one Gammaproteobacteria bacterium window:
- the mlaE gene encoding lipid asymmetry maintenance ABC transporter permease subunit MlaE: MVDTIASLGRWGLNVFERLGRGHIFLLRVLASLGSVVTRPGLVVRELYSVGVLSFLIILVSGLFVGMVLGLQGYVTLSTFGAENSLGVVVALSLVRELGPVVTALLFAGRAGSALTAEIGLMKATEQLSAMEMMAVDPIRRVVAPRFLAAFIAMPLLAAIFSAIGVYGGMFVGVGLLGVDAGSYWSQMQAAVDLNADIVNGVIKSVAFGFVAAWIAVFEGYDAVPTSEGVSRATTRTVVHTALAVLGLDFILTALMFGDPA, encoded by the coding sequence ATGGTAGACACAATCGCGAGTCTCGGCCGCTGGGGGCTGAACGTATTCGAGCGGCTCGGTCGCGGTCATATTTTTCTGTTGCGCGTGCTGGCCAGTCTGGGCAGTGTGGTAACGCGTCCTGGGCTAGTGGTGCGCGAGCTGTATTCGGTCGGCGTGCTGTCGTTTCTGATTATCCTCGTCTCCGGCCTGTTCGTGGGCATGGTGCTGGGCCTGCAAGGCTATGTCACGTTGTCCACCTTCGGCGCGGAGAACTCGCTGGGCGTAGTAGTGGCGCTGTCGCTGGTGCGAGAGCTGGGACCCGTGGTCACCGCGCTGTTATTCGCGGGGCGCGCGGGTTCGGCGCTGACTGCCGAGATCGGGCTCATGAAAGCCACCGAACAGTTGTCCGCAATGGAAATGATGGCCGTGGATCCGATCAGAAGAGTCGTGGCGCCGCGCTTCCTGGCGGCTTTCATTGCCATGCCGCTGCTGGCCGCCATCTTCAGCGCGATCGGCGTATACGGCGGCATGTTCGTAGGCGTCGGCCTGCTGGGGGTCGATGCGGGGTCGTACTGGTCGCAGATGCAGGCCGCAGTGGATCTCAACGCCGATATCGTAAACGGGGTGATCAAGAGCGTCGCGTTCGGATTCGTCGCCGCCTGGATCGCGGTTTTCGAGGGATACGACGCCGTGCCCACGTCGGAGGGCGTCAGCCGCGCCACCACGCGCACGGTAGTCCATACGGCGCTGGCGGTGCTGGGGCTGGATTTCATCCTGACCGCGCTGATGTTCGGCGATCCGGCATGA
- a CDS encoding ATP-binding cassette domain-containing protein, with protein sequence MEQQPIPQEPLVAVRNLHFARGDRPIFNDLSLDIAHGKITALMGPSGTGKTTLLRLIGGQLRPSRGAVHVDGQNVHKLRRGALYELRKRMGMLFQTGALLTDLNVFENVAYPLREHTKLPEELVRDLVLIKLEAVGLRGARGMMPSELSGGMARRVALARAVVLDPMMIMYDEPFTGLDPITKGTIVTLIKQLSQTLGLTSVVVSHDVEETLGIADYIYVIAEGRVIEAGEADSLRNSTSDWVQQFLHGRPDGPMPFHYTAREYAQDLLSGR encoded by the coding sequence ATCGAGCAGCAACCCATTCCGCAAGAGCCGCTGGTGGCTGTGCGCAATCTGCATTTTGCGCGGGGCGACCGGCCGATCTTCAATGATCTGAGCCTCGACATCGCGCACGGCAAGATCACCGCGCTTATGGGTCCCAGCGGCACCGGCAAGACTACCTTGCTGAGGCTTATCGGCGGGCAACTCAGGCCATCGCGAGGCGCCGTGCACGTGGACGGGCAGAACGTGCATAAATTGCGCCGCGGCGCGCTGTACGAACTGCGCAAGCGCATGGGCATGCTGTTTCAGACCGGCGCGCTGCTGACCGACCTCAACGTGTTCGAGAACGTCGCCTATCCGCTGCGCGAGCACACAAAATTGCCCGAAGAGCTGGTGCGCGACCTGGTGCTGATCAAGCTCGAAGCCGTGGGCTTGCGCGGCGCGCGCGGCATGATGCCGAGCGAGCTGTCGGGCGGTATGGCGCGGAGGGTGGCGCTGGCCCGCGCGGTGGTGCTGGACCCGATGATGATTATGTACGATGAGCCATTCACTGGCCTGGATCCGATTACCAAGGGCACCATCGTCACGCTCATCAAGCAGCTCAGCCAGACTCTGGGGCTGACCAGCGTGGTCGTGTCCCACGACGTGGAGGAGACCTTAGGGATTGCGGATTATATTTATGTCATCGCGGAAGGGCGGGTCATCGAGGCCGGCGAGGCGGATTCTTTGCGCAACAGCACATCGGACTGGGTGCAACAGTTCCTGCATGGTCGCCCGGATGGTCCCATGCCATTTCACTATACGGCACGCGAATACGCGCAAGACCTGCTGAGCGGGCGCTGA
- a CDS encoding diguanylate cyclase — protein MLKLLAEPFELAGGPLQVSVSIGIAVYPEGGATADELLSAADSAMYLAKQSGGNTYREYACEIDDTRAK, from the coding sequence ATGCTGAAACTGCTTGCCGAGCCATTCGAGCTGGCCGGCGGGCCGCTCCAGGTCTCTGTCAGCATCGGTATCGCCGTGTATCCAGAAGGCGGGGCAACCGCAGACGAACTGCTCTCCGCCGCGGATTCCGCGATGTATCTCGCCAAGCAGTCCGGTGGCAACACATACCGCGAGTATGCATGCGAAATCGATGACACCCGCGCGAAGTAA
- a CDS encoding KpsF/GutQ family sugar-phosphate isomerase, which yields MAIDPGQISALAMAVIETEAAAITALAARVDVEFIRACEYLLACDGRIVVMGMGKSGHIGGKIAATFASTGSPAFYVHPGEASHGDLGMITAKDVVVALSSSGETDELLLLLPLIKRLGAPLIALTGNPASTLAREATVNLDVSVAKEACPLGLAPTSSTTALLVMGDALAIALLQARGFSADDFARSHPAGRLGRRLLLHVGDIMQTGERVPAVTESTLLADALIEITRKGLGMTAVVDAEKRVIGIYTDGDLRRTLDRAIDIRATRIGEVMTEGAKTARSEQLAAELLKTMQDHKINSLPVVDERGVLVGALNMHDLLRAGVL from the coding sequence ATGGCTATCGATCCGGGACAAATCAGCGCGCTGGCAATGGCGGTAATCGAGACCGAGGCTGCCGCGATCACCGCACTCGCCGCCCGCGTCGACGTTGAATTCATCCGCGCCTGCGAATATCTGCTGGCCTGCGACGGCCGAATCGTGGTCATGGGCATGGGAAAATCGGGGCACATCGGTGGCAAGATCGCGGCGACTTTCGCCAGTACAGGCAGCCCGGCGTTTTACGTGCATCCCGGTGAGGCGAGCCACGGCGATCTGGGCATGATCACGGCGAAAGACGTAGTCGTCGCCCTGTCCAGTTCCGGCGAGACCGATGAGTTGCTGCTACTCTTGCCGCTGATCAAACGACTGGGCGCGCCATTGATTGCCCTGACTGGCAATCCGGCTTCCACCTTGGCGCGCGAGGCGACGGTCAATCTGGACGTAAGCGTCGCAAAAGAAGCGTGTCCGTTAGGTCTGGCGCCCACCTCCAGCACCACCGCGCTGCTGGTCATGGGCGACGCGCTTGCCATCGCACTGTTGCAGGCGCGCGGTTTCAGCGCCGATGATTTTGCGCGCTCACATCCGGCCGGACGACTGGGCCGGCGCCTGCTGCTGCACGTGGGCGACATCATGCAGACGGGCGAGCGGGTGCCGGCGGTGACGGAGTCGACGTTGCTCGCCGACGCGCTGATCGAGATTACGCGCAAGGGACTGGGCATGACCGCCGTGGTCGACGCGGAAAAGCGCGTAATCGGTATTTATACGGACGGCGATCTGCGCCGCACCCTGGACCGCGCCATCGATATCCGCGCGACACGCATTGGCGAAGTCATGACCGAAGGCGCCAAGACGGCGCGGTCCGAACAGCTTGCCGCCGAATTATTGAAAACCATGCAGGATCACAAGATCAACTCGCTGCCGGTGGTGGACGAGCGCGGTGTCCTGGTGGGCGCACTGAACATGCACGATTTGTTGCGCGCCGGCGTATTATAA
- the kdsC gene encoding 3-deoxy-manno-octulosonate-8-phosphatase KdsC — MDDDVMRRAASIKLAVFDVDGVLTDGALLFGDDGQEYKAFNVKDGHGLRMLQHYGVVVAIITGRESKAVTRRMADLGIEHVVQGKADKLPAFQKLLNSLNIVAAQSAYVGDDVVDIPVLRRAGLGIAVQDAHPLVSRYAHWVTPSPGGHGAAREVCELILEAQGKLDTAMKHYLT; from the coding sequence ATGGACGACGACGTCATGCGGCGCGCCGCGAGTATCAAACTGGCCGTGTTCGATGTGGACGGCGTGCTGACCGACGGCGCGCTCTTGTTTGGCGATGACGGACAGGAATACAAGGCGTTCAACGTGAAGGACGGCCACGGCCTGCGGATGCTGCAGCATTATGGCGTCGTCGTCGCCATCATCACCGGCCGCGAGTCGAAGGCCGTCACCCGGCGCATGGCGGACCTTGGCATCGAACACGTCGTACAGGGAAAAGCTGACAAGCTGCCGGCGTTCCAAAAGCTGCTGAATAGTCTGAATATTGTGGCGGCACAGAGCGCATACGTGGGCGACGACGTGGTCGATATCCCCGTGTTGCGGCGCGCAGGTCTTGGCATTGCGGTGCAGGACGCGCATCCCCTGGTTAGCCGTTACGCGCACTGGGTGACGCCGAGCCCGGGCGGCCACGGCGCGGCGCGCGAGGTCTGCGAACTGATTCTTGAGGCGCAAGGCAAGCTGGATACGGCCATGAAACATTACCTGACATGA
- the lptC gene encoding LPS export ABC transporter periplasmic protein LptC, with the protein MMLRLLLLLALIGVTVGVSDWLRGLQEELQRVPAVAEPRAPDFAFTDVLLTMMGVDGAPKYRIEAPRMVHFPVNDNSALVSPDVWFFRDDGPPVELRAERARVTARGERIWLPGAVDIERPPHDARARLTVKTRDVTVFPDPQLARTRAPVKATNEAQRLEGVGMRLDLAAGTLALRSRVRGRYVP; encoded by the coding sequence ATGATGCTGCGTCTGCTGCTGCTGCTCGCGTTGATCGGAGTCACGGTAGGGGTGAGCGACTGGCTGCGCGGCCTGCAGGAGGAACTGCAACGCGTGCCGGCGGTCGCGGAGCCGCGCGCGCCAGATTTCGCCTTCACCGACGTGCTGCTCACCATGATGGGCGTGGACGGCGCGCCGAAATACCGCATTGAGGCACCACGCATGGTGCACTTTCCGGTTAACGACAACTCGGCCCTTGTGTCACCCGATGTCTGGTTTTTCCGTGACGACGGCCCACCCGTGGAGCTGCGCGCCGAGCGCGCGCGGGTGACGGCCAGGGGTGAGCGGATCTGGCTGCCGGGCGCGGTCGACATCGAGCGTCCGCCGCACGACGCGCGCGCGCGGCTCACTGTGAAAACCCGAGACGTCACGGTGTTCCCCGATCCCCAACTGGCGCGCACCAGGGCGCCGGTGAAAGCCACCAATGAAGCGCAGCGGCTGGAAGGAGTGGGCATGCGGCTGGATCTGGCCGCCGGGACCCTGGCTCTGAGATCGCGGGTGCGAGGGCGATATGTGCCGTAG
- a CDS encoding lipopolysaccharide transport periplasmic protein LptA gives MCRSTAHLALMLLLAIPQLSLAQQADSALPIEIEADRADLNEVTGVGVYRGDVRVTQGSMVLNADTMTVITAGRRLQKIIAEGDKSTFRQTFPGDNAPAADDPGENEPGENAPEENGPGENALYAEALRMEYEPGKHRITLLGEAFLRRAKNDFAATRIVYDIRRRVVDADNPDGAGRVQMTLVPEDANDGNDSPAAR, from the coding sequence ATGTGCCGTAGTACCGCCCATCTGGCGCTGATGCTGTTGCTGGCGATACCGCAGTTGAGCCTCGCTCAGCAGGCCGATTCCGCGTTGCCCATCGAGATCGAGGCGGATCGCGCCGATCTTAACGAAGTAACCGGCGTCGGCGTCTATCGTGGCGATGTGCGCGTCACGCAAGGCAGCATGGTGCTTAACGCGGACACGATGACAGTCATCACGGCGGGCAGGCGCCTGCAAAAAATCATCGCCGAAGGCGACAAGAGCACCTTTCGTCAGACCTTCCCCGGCGACAATGCGCCCGCCGCCGACGATCCCGGAGAGAATGAGCCCGGAGAGAATGCACCCGAAGAAAACGGACCCGGCGAAAATGCATTATACGCCGAGGCCTTGCGCATGGAGTACGAGCCGGGTAAACATCGCATCACATTGCTTGGGGAGGCGTTTTTGCGTCGGGCGAAGAACGATTTTGCGGCGACTAGAATCGTTTATGACATCCGGCGGCGCGTGGTGGACGCCGACAATCCCGACGGGGCCGGGCGCGTACAAATGACCTTGGTGCCCGAGGATGCAAACGACGGCAATGACTCGCCCGCCGCACGATGA
- the lptB gene encoding LPS export ABC transporter ATP-binding protein, producing MSELRARDLAKNYKGRQVVDGVSLHVVSGEVVGLLGPNGAGKTTCFYMMVGLVRCDRGAITLDKHDVARAPMHARARAGIGYLPQEASVFRKLTVADNLNVVLQARRGLNRRQRARHLERLLDDLQIAHIAGSLGISLSGGERRRVEIARALAMEPAFMLLDEPFAGVDPIAVMDIQRIIGHLTERGIGVLVTDHNVRETLGICARAYILGEGRVIAEGAPQDILADARVRQIYLGEHFRL from the coding sequence ATGAGCGAACTGCGCGCGCGCGATCTTGCCAAGAACTACAAGGGTCGGCAGGTCGTCGATGGCGTGTCGCTGCATGTGGTCAGCGGCGAAGTGGTGGGTCTGCTTGGCCCCAACGGCGCCGGCAAGACCACCTGCTTCTACATGATGGTGGGCCTGGTGCGCTGTGATCGCGGCGCGATCACGCTGGATAAACACGACGTTGCGCGCGCGCCCATGCATGCGCGCGCGCGCGCGGGTATCGGCTATCTCCCGCAGGAGGCGTCGGTGTTCCGCAAGCTCACTGTGGCGGACAATCTAAATGTCGTGCTGCAGGCGCGTCGCGGTCTGAACCGCCGCCAACGCGCGCGGCATCTGGAGCGGCTGCTCGACGATTTGCAGATCGCTCATATCGCCGGTAGTCTCGGTATCAGCCTCTCGGGCGGTGAGCGGCGGCGCGTGGAAATCGCCCGCGCGCTGGCGATGGAACCGGCCTTCATGCTGTTGGACGAACCCTTCGCCGGTGTCGACCCGATTGCGGTAATGGATATCCAGCGTATTATCGGGCATCTGACGGAACGCGGCATAGGTGTGCTGGTGACTGACCATAACGTACGCGAGACGTTAGGAATCTGCGCCCGGGCGTATATTCTGGGCGAAGGCAGGGTCATCGCCGAGGGCGCTCCACAGGACATTCTGGCCGATGCCCGCGTGCGCCAAATCTATCTGGGCGAGCACTTCCGCCTTTGA